One segment of Clostridium botulinum DNA contains the following:
- a CDS encoding glycyl radical protein, with protein sequence MDILAKGFIRPTKRVEKLKEEIFSATPYIEADRAIILTESFKETENEPIIIRKAKSLEKILNEIPIVIRDNELIVGSLTKNPRSCQVFPEFSNQWLVDEFDKFEKRTSDLFKIPEETKSKLKEVFKYWQGKTVSELATSYMTNETKDAMNTKVFTVANYHFNGLGHISVDYPKVLEKGFLGIIKETENAIINADKSNPEYVKKKVFWDSIIISCKAAIKYANRYSELAKKLAGETLDINRKNELLKIAEICSKVPANPAETFYEACQSFWFVQAIISLESNGHAISPARFDQYMYPYYKNDIDNKFATKEVNTEILHCLWVKFNDLTKVRDETTTKAFSGYSMFQNLIVGGQTPDGKDATNELSYMCLEATGSLKLPQPSLCVRIWSKTPDEFLIRTCELTRLGTGLPAFYNDEVVIPTLINQGLTIEDARDYAIVGCVEPQKPGKTDGWYDAAFFNLAKILELSMNNGRLNGKQVGPETGEFTSFKNIDDFINAYKKQIEYFVFHMVAADNCVDIAHAKRAPLPFLSSMLDDCIGTGKSIQEGGGHYRFSGPLGVGIANVGDSFMAIKKLIFDENKITLLKLKAAVDSNFGENEDDPIKKAEYEDIKQLILNRVPKFGNDIDEVDEFTRDGALIYCKEVLKYTNQRGGKFIPGLYPVSNNVYLGSLVGATPDGRNAFKPLADGVSPTRGADVNGPTAAANSVSKLEHFAAPSGTLFNQKFNPNSLQGDNGLKNLGSLIRSYFDRKGMHIQFNVIDKKVLLEAQKHPEQYRDLIVRVAGYSAQFICLDKGVQDDIIKRTEQNL encoded by the coding sequence TTAACTAAAAATCCTAGGTCATGTCAAGTTTTTCCTGAATTTTCAAATCAATGGTTAGTAGATGAATTTGATAAATTCGAAAAAAGAACTTCAGATTTATTCAAAATTCCAGAAGAAACAAAATCTAAGCTTAAAGAAGTTTTTAAATATTGGCAAGGAAAAACAGTAAGTGAATTAGCTACATCTTATATGACTAATGAAACTAAAGATGCTATGAATACAAAAGTATTTACAGTTGCTAATTATCACTTCAATGGTTTAGGTCATATTTCTGTAGATTATCCTAAAGTACTAGAAAAAGGATTTTTAGGCATTATAAAAGAAACAGAGAATGCTATAATTAATGCTGATAAAAGCAATCCTGAATATGTTAAAAAGAAAGTATTCTGGGATTCTATAATAATTTCATGTAAGGCAGCAATAAAATATGCAAATAGGTATAGTGAATTAGCTAAAAAATTAGCAGGTGAAACACTAGATATAAATAGAAAAAATGAATTATTAAAAATTGCTGAAATTTGTAGTAAAGTTCCAGCTAATCCAGCAGAAACCTTTTATGAAGCATGTCAATCATTTTGGTTTGTACAAGCTATAATTAGCTTAGAATCTAACGGACATGCTATATCTCCAGCACGTTTTGATCAATATATGTATCCTTATTATAAGAATGATATTGACAATAAATTTGCAACTAAAGAAGTAAACACAGAAATTCTTCACTGTTTGTGGGTTAAATTTAATGACCTTACTAAAGTTCGTGATGAAACAACAACTAAAGCTTTTAGTGGTTATTCTATGTTTCAAAACTTAATTGTAGGTGGACAAACTCCAGATGGAAAAGATGCAACAAACGAATTATCTTATATGTGTCTTGAAGCTACAGGAAGTTTAAAATTACCACAACCATCTCTTTGTGTTAGAATATGGAGCAAAACTCCTGATGAATTTTTAATTAGAACTTGTGAATTAACTCGTTTAGGAACTGGATTGCCAGCATTTTATAATGATGAAGTCGTTATTCCAACCTTGATTAATCAGGGTTTAACGATAGAAGATGCTAGAGATTATGCAATTGTAGGATGTGTTGAACCTCAAAAGCCGGGAAAAACTGATGGGTGGTATGATGCTGCATTCTTTAACTTAGCAAAGATATTAGAACTATCTATGAATAATGGTAGACTTAATGGTAAACAAGTTGGACCTGAAACAGGTGAATTTACTTCATTTAAAAATATAGATGATTTTATAAATGCATATAAAAAACAAATAGAATATTTTGTATTCCATATGGTTGCTGCAGATAATTGTGTTGATATAGCACATGCTAAAAGAGCACCTCTTCCATTTTTATCATCTATGCTTGATGATTGTATTGGTACAGGAAAGTCAATTCAAGAAGGTGGGGGACACTATCGTTTTTCAGGACCTCTAGGTGTTGGAATTGCAAATGTTGGTGATTCATTCATGGCTATAAAGAAACTTATATTTGATGAAAACAAAATTACTTTATTAAAATTAAAAGCTGCTGTTGATAGTAACTTTGGTGAAAATGAAGATGATCCAATTAAAAAAGCAGAATATGAAGATATAAAACAATTAATTTTAAATAGAGTTCCTAAGTTTGGTAATGATATAGATGAAGTAGATGAATTTACACGTGATGGTGCGCTTATTTATTGTAAAGAAGTATTAAAATATACAAATCAACGTGGAGGAAAATTCATACCAGGATTATATCCAGTTTCAAATAATGTATATTTAGGTAGTCTTGTTGGTGCAACACCTGATGGTAGAAATGCCTTTAAACCTTTAGCAGATGGAGTATCTCCAACTAGAGGTGCCGATGTTAATGGACCAACAGCTGCTGCAAATTCAGTATCTAAATTAGAACATTTTGCAGCTCCAAGTGGAACACTATTTAATCAAAAGTTTAATCCAAATTCTCTACAAGGAGATAATGGATTAAAAAACTTAGGATCTTTAATAAGAAGCTATTTTGACAGAAAAGGTATGCATATACAATTTAATGTAATAGATAAAAAAGTTCTTCTTGAAGCTCAAAAACATCCTGAACAATATAGAGATTTAATAGTACGTGTTGCTGGTTATAGTGCTCAATTTATTTGTTTAGATAAAGGCGTACAAGATGATATTATAAAGAGAACAGAACAAAATTTATAA
- a CDS encoding glycyl-radical enzyme activating protein, giving the protein MLKNEVDLNKMGTVFNIQRFSVNDGPGIRTIVFLKGCPLSCHWCSNPESQNVNKQLLFNIKNCTGCHKCKTICEYDAIDLNNFNRIDRDKCISCGKCAENCYPGALVVSGKEMSVKEVLDELNKDSSQFRRSNGGVTLSGGEPLLQHEFALEILKGCKSIGIHTTIETTGYVDKEILRKIAPWVDLVLLDIKTLNEDKHIKYVGASNKIILENAKSISELVTSTIIRVPVIPQFNCDEKSIQDIAKFTKSLNNITEIHLLPYHKLGLNKYDCLGKEYLMKNDINTPSEEVMLNFKKIVEDIGLTCNIGAN; this is encoded by the coding sequence ATGCTAAAAAACGAAGTGGATTTAAATAAAATGGGTACCGTTTTTAATATACAAAGATTTTCAGTAAATGATGGACCAGGCATACGCACTATAGTATTTCTAAAAGGATGTCCATTATCTTGCCATTGGTGTAGCAATCCTGAATCTCAAAATGTAAATAAACAATTACTTTTTAATATAAAGAATTGTACAGGATGCCATAAGTGCAAAACAATATGCGAATATGATGCTATTGATTTAAATAATTTTAATAGAATAGATAGAGATAAATGTATTAGTTGTGGAAAATGTGCAGAAAATTGTTATCCAGGAGCTCTTGTTGTTTCAGGAAAAGAAATGAGCGTTAAAGAAGTGTTAGATGAATTAAATAAAGATTCTTCTCAATTTAGAAGATCTAATGGTGGAGTTACACTTTCAGGTGGAGAGCCATTATTACAACATGAGTTTGCGCTAGAAATATTAAAAGGATGTAAAAGCATAGGAATTCACACAACTATAGAAACCACAGGGTATGTAGATAAAGAGATTTTAAGAAAAATAGCACCTTGGGTTGATTTAGTACTTTTAGATATTAAGACGCTTAATGAAGATAAACATATAAAATATGTTGGAGCCAGTAATAAGATAATACTAGAAAATGCAAAGTCAATATCAGAATTAGTAACTAGTACTATTATTAGAGTTCCTGTTATACCTCAATTTAATTGTGATGAAAAAAGCATACAAGATATTGCTAAATTTACAAAAAGCTTAAACAATATAACAGAGATTCATTTATTACCTTATCATAAATTAGGTTTAAATAAATATGATTGCTTAGGTAAAGAATATTTAATGAAAAATGATATTAATACACCAAGTGAAGAAGTAATGTTAAATTTCAAAAAAATTGTTGAAGATATAGGATTAACATGTAATATTGGAGCCAATTAA